Genomic DNA from Triticum dicoccoides isolate Atlit2015 ecotype Zavitan chromosome 4B, WEW_v2.0, whole genome shotgun sequence:
ACACACGAAGGGATGAAGCCGTCAGTATCGAAGGTGCTAAGGAAGGAAGCGAAGAACGATGCAACTGGCACATCAAGTGCAATGAGATCAAGGACAAGCCCGCAAAGAGCGGCACCGCGATCACCCTGTTGTCAATGTGCAGCTGAAGATGAGGGATGGAACTCGACCCACTCCTAGCCCTGAACAAAGGGCGTCGAACCATCGGCAAGCAGACTAGCACGAGAAAACATGGGACAACCAAAGAAGTTGAGGGATCGGCAAGCACACTCGCAAATATGACGGGCCCAGGCCCGACCCGGCCTTCAGGCTCAATATCTAGGCCCAGGCCCGGCCTATGAGGAGCGTCGGGCCgggtcgggccgggctgcccatggccaggtataccTCTAGGCGAGCGGTGCTACTGCCGAGTGCTCCTCTTCGGCGCCTTCCGCGCCGCTTAGGCAAGCTGGCGCTCGAAGGCAACCGGGAATGAGCCGGCCCAGCGTCGTTCGCtaaatttttttgcaaaaaaacgcTAGGTAGAATATTACGAATTGTGGGAATCGAACCTGCATGCCACCGCAGAACCAGTTGACGGAATAACCACTGCGGCTCAACAGCTCGGATGTTATTAATGCGAAAAAACAAGCTATCTGACCCTTGTTTCAGTCCAAGTatatttttttatgaaaaaaataaaaatatgaaaaagatttcacgaatttgtaaaaagttcatcacttttaaaaaaaatcaaggATTTAAAAACAGTTCATCGATTTTGattaaaaaaagttcacgaatcTGAAAAGAGTTCGCcgaatttaaaaaagttcatcaatttggatCAAAAAGTTCAAGgattaaaaaaaagttcatcgattttgatgaaaaaagttcacaaattgaaAAGTGTTCCccgaattttaaaaaaagttcatcaatttcaatcaaaaagttcacggatttaaaATTAGTTCATCGATTTTGATGAAAAAAGTGCAcaaatttgaaaagagttcatcgatttttggaaaaaagttcagcAATTTCGATAAAAAGTTCATTAATTCgaaaaaaagttcacagattttcaaataaagttcacgaattcaaaaacTTTATCAATTTTGAATAAAAAGTTCACGGATTGGTAAAAAGTTCACTAGATTTGTTTTTCGAAAAAACATGCAtttaaggaaaagaaaataaaaaggaacaaaaaataagaaaaatagaaaataaacaaGAGAAGAAAAGATGATGCAATAAAGGAAAAAAAAGGATCTCACAAATCACACCAGTGTTGTTGCGTAGTTGGCTACCAACGCTAATATTAAACGAGGAGGTGGCAAGGTCGAGAGTTCGAGTCTCACCCGTGCGCCAATTTTTGCAGTTTGAAACGGAAAAAAAGGGGatcaatgggccggcccatcgcgcAGGGAGGGGTGTGCGCCCGTTTGAGCAAACGCCTAAttcgggcgcttaaggcgccgaatagGGGTTGGCGCTACTGCCTCGTATAAGGGAGACATAACCACGCCCCAATCTATCCTTCGTGGTGTAATTCGAGAAAAAAGAGTATAGACCTGATATGGTCGCACTAACCAACCCCAGCCCAGTGTGATAATGAAAAAATAACCAGACCATGAGCATGTACGTACTTTGTTGCTATGCCACGCCCAAACATCACCGAAGTAGTCATGCTTttctcaaacaaacaaaaaacaaaagtagtTTGAAACGGAAAAAAAGGGGatcaatgggccggcccatcgcgcAGGGAGGGGTGTGCGCCCGTTTGAGCAAACGCCTAAttcgggcgcttaaggcgccgaatagGGGTTGGCGCTACTGCCTCGTATAAGGGAGACATAACCACGCCCCAATCTATCCTTCGTGGTGTAATCCGAGAAAAAAAAGTATAGACCTGATATGGTCGCACTAACCAACCCCAGCCCAGTGTGATAATGAAAAAAATAACCAGACCATGAGCATGTACGTACTTTGTTGCTATGCCACGCCCAAACATCACCGAAGTAGTCATGCTTttctcaaacaaacaaaaaacaaaagtagtCATGCAGATTAGGCTAAGCTATATCCTTTGCACTAGTTATATGTTTCATATCCATGTGGCCCTTCCACATCAGTAAATCATGCATGCCAGCCAtaagtttttttagaaaaaaatagtTGCAACCCACAACATATTTCGTTCATATATGCATGCAACCATGACACATTAACAAGTCATGCATGTTCGTCATAAGTCTTTTTTGCACTAATTATCTTTTCTATCCATGTAACTCTGCCACATCCGTAAGTCATGCATTCTAGTCATAAGTTACACTTTTTTCATTAATCATATGTTGTCATGCATACTGCATGTGTTGGACGGTTGGAGCGTAGGTATGCAGTTCATGCTTCACAATTTTGTTAGAAAATGAAATTCCGTTAACTGCAATATATTTTTCTCTTTTTATACATAATTTACCTGCttcaaatttatttatttttgccgtATTTAAAAATGCAAGTAGAGACCACTCTTACATTGGATTTGCAATAGTATCAGTTGCTTTAGACATGTAGTGTTATTAAAAACACGCCCATATATCATAAATGGGTGTTCATGAAGCATCCATATTTTTCCAGCAAGCACTTATTTCACAATAAAATATTCATGTGTTTACTAAAAATGAATAAAAAATAAATTTAAAATTCCATGTATAATAAATGTAGCATTcatgtataataataataataataataataataataataataataataataataatatcatgagTCAAAAAATAACCTAAAAATTACTATAATGAAACTAAAATCAAAAGCGCAACAATAGAAAAATAGAAACCACAAACAAGaataaggaagaaaagaaaaaaacaaaaaagaaaagattACAGAAgatataaagaagaagaagaatcaagTTCAAACAAGGTCCAATCATGGAAAGCTTCAGGCTTTGGCTCCCTTATTTGCCAAAACGTGCGGCAAATAGGGTTTGCCGTCCGAGGCACATGAGGGAAATGGTACACGTAAATCTAATTTCTTGTTATTGAGATACATTTGTAATTTCAAGTAAAATTTGCAGAAAAAACCATGCACATTGAAAATGGGAATAGCAAGTTTTTAtgaaaaagaatataatcactCGCCACCCGCCAGCTGTACAAAAAATCATGTTTTTCGGCATGGGGTGAATTGCTCCGTGGTTTTGAAATAGTACACTCTCATTGAGATATTATGATTTTTAAATATACAGGTGCATCGACTGGTACATTTAGCTTCGAGACAACACATCTCTTCAATTAACTCATATGTCACTGAACCGGTATGTCTTGTGTGAGTGGGTTCCGATTTCATTTACGTACACTGAGCTGAGAATGAATTGCAAAAAAGTAATTGGGCAAATATAATAACTAATATTTTTATATAGTGTTCAATATATAGAGGAAATATGGCAATAAAAAGTAATACATTACAATCACTCGTGTCGGTTTTGACGGCCAGAACTGCGAGGCTAACTTATTCAATCGTATTACAACTGCATGCGAGCTTAACCAGAAGCTTGAATATACAAGTCTCGTGCTGTGAATTAGTATTAAATTTCGCCAGCATAGCATGCTGATCGGATTATGTATTGATCATCTTGGGCAGGCTCTTAGGAGGCCTGGAAAGACCCACCAGCGAACCTGGACTTGAGAAGTTCGACCACCTCGGCGTCCACCCGGAGCGCCCTGGTGAGCACCGGCGTGGGGATGGGCGGGTCGGAGCCGAAGAGCGTGAGCGGCACGAAGACGATGCCGGGGTTCTGGCTGTTGAAGGAGACGACCATGGAGGCCTCCGTCTTACCGACGTTGAACTGGAAGTGCATGAGGCCGCGCGGCATGAGGAAGTTCTCCCCGGCGTGCACCACCCTGGAGTGGAGCTTGTTCCCGGACTCGTTGCTGTCGATGATCCCCACAAGGAGCTTGCCTTTCACCACGAGGCCAATCTCCGTGGCGCGCGGATGGATGTGCGGTGGGTTGGTGCCCCCGGGCGCGAAGTCCACGCGATTCATGGAGATACCCTGCGTGTTCTCGCCGGGGAACTGTTataattaatgggctaggcccatagcaatttctgaaatctcaaagcccatgtgtaaaatggcaagtggtggtgctaagtttagtcccaccttggaagttgaagaagagttggacctctttatatagtgggttctctccaccactctaagtGGTGTGTGAGAAGAGAAAGGGAAAACCACATGCGCGCGCTCGCTCGCCTGGCCTGGCCTGGGCGGGACGGGGCGTGGCGTACATGCGCGTGAATGGTTCGCCGAAATCCGGTCCGTCTCCTTGCAGGAGCGCAGCTTCCTTTTGCCGTTTTAttttttatgtcttggcagacaagTTTTGATTTCTTGTCTGGTAAGTATACGAATTAGAAACCAAGTCGGTTTGGGATTGTGGTCGCGACACAATACCGCCTCTGGTCCTAATATATATATAGCTACCGGCTGCGGCTAGAGACACACCGAAAAACAcctagggttttgcctcatctcacaacttgcgccgtcatcgtagtctactccatcccaaacgccggcgtgcatcggcgcgtgggagagcaggtctccggaaccgttcgtctttgcgatcctgcaccgggagaggacgaattaggtttttgggaagcgatgtgcgcgactgctcaaattctcatcacgggtcgtcttccgtccaagtcgggcggtgctactcatcgtcgtattcatcgccgtcagcagcagatcatcgccaacatcgtcatcaacactgTCGCACCCATAATAACTAACGATCAGTACGTCCAACACTCTGGATTCGCTGATGCACTGaggccggataagtttaccggtgtgcactttaagaggtggcaggtgaagaccacaCTCTGGCTTACTGCTCTGAAAGTTTTCCACGCTAGTGTTGGTGCTCCAGAGGGAATGACCGACGAAGATCGGAGAAAATTCCAGGAAGCCAATACTATGTTTGTGGGATGCATTCTGAGTATTCTTGCTGACCGTCTGTGTGATGTGTACATGCACATAAACGACGGAAAAATTCTGCGGGATGCACTGAATGCAAAATTCGGTGCAACAGATGCAGGCAGTGAACTATACATCATGGAGAGTTTTCATGACTACAAGATGGTGAATAACCGTTCTGTGGTtgaacaagctcatgagatacagtgcattgtgaaggaacttgaactccttaaatgtgttctacccgacaaattcgtggctgggtgcatgattgcaaagttgcctccttcatggaggaatttcgccacaactctgaagcataagagacaggagatatcagttgaaaatctgattgcatctcttgatgttgaagaaaaaGCTCGGGCTAAAGATACCACTGAAAAAGGAGGTGAGGTTCAGCCTACTGCTAACATGGTGCAGAGGTACCCACAGAACAAGAACAAAGGGAAGAACAAACCTGTTGTCAACAAGCCTACCAAGACtactaccttcaagaagaagaagttcaacaaggctgagctagagtgctacgcctgtgggaagcctggacacttTTCCAAGGAATGCCCTGAACGTGCAGACCGCAGAGGGAAAACAAGCTCCAAGACTGTCAACATGGTGACCGCTAGCAATACTGATGGGTATGGTAATTTACCTATTgtgctttcagtatttcaatcatcTTCGTGGTGAATTGATTCGGGTGCTaacgttcatgtgtgtgctgacatctcCCTGTTTACTTCTTATCAGGTCGCAAGGGATTCTTCCATCCTAatggggaatgggtcacatgcttctgttcgtggcattggcacggtggatctgaagtttacttcgggaaagatcgtgcaactaaggaacgtgcagcatgtccctactatgaacaagaatctagttagcggctcccttctatgtcgagatggatttaaggtagttttagagtccaataaagtaatcgtgtcaagatttggacaatttataggaaaaggctatgagtgcggaggcttgttccgcttttctctttcagatttttgcaataagtcaatacaccaaatttgtgctagtgttaatgatgatgcaagtatttggcactctcgtttatgtcatattaattttggtttaatgtctcggctatccagcatgagtttaattccgaacttcacagttgccaaaggttctaagtgccatagTTGTGTGCAATCTAAGTGGATTGTGTCTTTCTAGGGTATGCTCAATGGAGCATTGCTTATAGGTTTTTAGTGGTAAAATCTGAAGTACCTGATATGCATGTTGATACTATAATGGAATCTCGTGATGCAACATTTTTTgagaacatatttcctatgaaagatatgcatagcattgctagattttcttctgagataattcctgaatctagtacaactgatgaatatttcgaacaatcacatgaggaagtccttgagaaggataacaatgaagttcctagaaggaacaagagacaaaggattgcaaaatcctttggtgatgatttcattgtataccttgtggacgacacacccaagacgattgcagaagcatatgcatcttcggatgtagatgattggaaagaagctgttcataatgagatggactcaattctttctaatggaacttgggaactaactgatagaccatatggttgtaaacctgtgggctgtaagtgggtgttcaaaaagaagcgaaAGCCTGATAGTACTATTGATAAGTACAAGGCGCGGCTAGTGGCCAAGGGCTACACTTAGAAAGAAGGCGAAGATTACTTTGACACCTATTCACCCGTTGCTAGAATGACCACCATTCGAGTGTtactttccttggctgcctcttatggtcttatcattcatcaaatggatgtaaagacaacttctctcaatggagagttggaagaggagatctatatggatcagcctgacgggtttgtggtaaagggtgaagagagaaaggtgtgcaagttgttaaaatctttgtatggtctgaaacaggcacctaagcaatggcatgagaagtttgaaagaactttgacttctgcaggatttgtcattaacgaggctgataggtgtgtttactatcgccatggtgggggcaatagtgtcatattatgtttgtatgtggacgacatactgatctttggtacaaacattaatgcaattaatgaggtcaagtcttttctatcaaaaagttttgacatgaaagatctgggagaagccgatgtaattctaaacatcaaacttattaaggatgagagtgggattacattaacgcaatctcactatgttgagaaggtcttgaaccgattcggttttatggatagcaagccttctccaacaccttatgatctcagcgtgacactcagaaagaacaagaaagaaacgagagatcaattaagatactcttaaattgtcggttcactcatgtacttagctagcgctacaagaccagatatctcttttgctgtgagcaaactgagtaggttcatgtccaacccgggtgatgatcattggcatgcactagaaagggtcttgcgctatctgagaggtactatgagttacggaattacttattcagggcatcctactgtgctagaaggatatagtgattcaaattggatctccgatgttgatgtactttacgcaacaagtgggtatgtatttactcatggtggtggcgcagtgtcatggaggtcttgcaagcaaaccatattgacgaggtcaactatggaagcagaattaactgcTTTGGACACAGCTACTGTTGAGGCAGAATGGCTgcgtgagctcttgatggacttgccggttgttgaaaaACCTGTACCGGCTATTCTTATGAATTGTGATAACCAAACGGTTATCGCTAAAGTGAACAATTCTAAAGATAATgcaaagtcatcaagacacgtgaaaagacgtttgaagtctgtcaggaagttgagaaactccggagtaataACTGTTAAGTATATACAAACAGAGAAaaacctggcagatccctttacaaagggactatcacgaaatgtgatagatattgcatcgagggagatgggtatgagacccatagatgttacaccatagtagtaacccaacctttgtgatcggagatcccgtgaattaggatctGGGAAGAACAAGCTATTGGTTAACTGAGGAGAGTAATAACTTATGATCGTCTCCAAGTGAAGATGCAAAACTCTCAGAGCTGTAAGGCTCAGATCTGTAAGGCAGGTCGGCAACATGCCTTAATGTGGTTCTATTGGCTATAATTAGCAAAGATGCTGTCCTACAGAGCAGTCttgaaagaacacacctatatgagttctGACTGTAAACGTCGCAGTCTATGAGATTTGGATGATCTCTAGTAAACTCACGAAGAGACCAGGGAGTATGACGTATAAGCTCCAAACCGCGGGGTAGCCTACTGGCGGTCAGGTACTGGTTAAGACTTTAAGTGAAACCTGTTCACACAAAActagcaattcaaggcatagtccattgtcaaGTTGTGAATGGATGTAGCTTAAAGTTCTAGGCAGAAGTTTAACTTAACAGTCTctgctgaaac
This window encodes:
- the LOC119293246 gene encoding oxalate oxidase 1-like, coding for MAYSKTIACLFTMLLLGPTIMATEPDPLQDFCVADLDDNAVRVNGYPCVPQSEVGDDFLFSSKLAKGGNTSTPNGSAVTRLDVTEFPGENTQGISMNRVDFAPGGTNPPHIHPRATEIGLVVKGKLLVGIIDSNESGNKLHSRVVHAGENFLMPRGLMHFQFNVGKTEASMVVSFNSQNPGIVFVPLTLFGSDPPIPTPVLTRALRVDAEVVELLKSRFAGGSFQAS